GCCCGCCGAGTTGCCGGTGGGCATCATCACAGCGCTGGTGGGCGGCCCGTTCTTCATCTACCTGCTGCGCAAGGCGCGCAGGGAGTACAGTTTCTAGGAGCAGTGCCGATGGACGAGCCCGTTATCGCGGCGCAAGACGTAGATTTTTCGTACTACAATGGCCTGGTGCTTCGCGACGTTACCCTGAACCTGGCGACTGGCGCCATGGTCAGCCTCATCGGGCCCAACGGTTCGGGCAAGACGACGCTGCTGAAGATTCTGTGCGGCCTGCTGAAACCCAAGCGGGGGCGCGTGCTCCTGTCGGGGCAAGACATCGACCGCCTTTCGCGCCGCGAGGTCGCCCAAGAAGTGGCGCTGGTGCCGCAGGAACTCTCGGTGCCGTTTGATTTCACCGTGCGCGAGATGGTCATGTTGGGCCGCACACCCTACGTCCGACACCTGCGCGGGATGACGCCGCAGGATCATCAGGTTGTGGATCGCATGTTGACCCTGACGAACACTTCTGCATTGGCACAGCGGCCGTTCAACGAACTGTCGGGCGGCGAGCAGCAGCGCGTCATCATCGCTATGGCGCTGGCGCAGGAGCCGCGGGTGCTCCTGCTGGACGAGCCTGTGGTGCATCTGGATGTGAACCACCAGATAGAGATTCTGGAACTCATCCGCCGCCTGAACCGCCAGGCGGGCCTGACCGTCCTGGCAACCATGCACGACCTGAACCTGGCCTCGCTGTACTTTGACCGCCTTGTTCTCCTCAATGAGGGGCGGGTCGTAACCAGCGGGGCGCCGGGCGAGGTGCTGCGCGAAGACACCATTCGCCGCGTGTTCCGCGCCGACGTCCGCATCCAGCCCCACCCCGTGCGCCCGCGCCCGCAACTGGTGCTCCTGCCGCCCAGCGCATGAGTTGGCGCGCGGATTGCGAAATCGTCGCGAGACCCCTTGACTTTGCGACGAAAAACATGTACAATGGCTTTTGCAGATGATGCGTTCCGCGCCGTGGCTGCGTCAAGATCGTCGCCTCGCCACCCCCGACAGAGCGCCCGAGCGGAATTACCGGCTGGCTTGCCCGGTGCAGCACAAGGCGCAAGCCCGGGAGCGTAGCAGACGTTAGCCCAATCCAGTGTATGAGAAAAGACCCATCCAGGAGGACCGGCACCGTCCTACGATACGATGGGTTGTGTGTGGGCATAGCGCCTTGCAGACCCAAATCGGCTGCTGCCCAGCATGACGAACGTCTGGAAAGGAGGTGAGAGCGACCGATTTCCCCTACCGCCGAAAGGCCCTCGCGTATTCCCATAAGAAGCCTAAACAGCAAAGGAGGAAAGGGAGATGACCAGAGCCTTCAGGGTGATCCTTGTCCTGTCCATGCTGGCCGCGCTTGCATTGAGCGGTTGCGCCAAGGCAACGCCGGCCCCCACGGCCACCCAGCCGCCGAAGCCCACCTCGCCGCCCGCAGCCCAGCCCACCGTCGCGCCCACCCCGAAGCCCACGCCTGTTACCAAGACCGTGGTCATCGGCTTCACGTCGTCCAAGACCGGCAGCCAGGAGGTCCCCTCCACCGGTCAGACGCGCGGCCTGGAGTTGTGGCTGGAGCAGGTGAACGCCAAAGGCGTTACGCTCCCCGACGGCACCATCGTCAAGTTTGAGTTCAAGACCTACGACGACGAAAGCAACAAGGAGCGCGTGCAGCAACTGTACACCAAACTCATCAACGACGACAAGACCAACTTCCTCATCAGCCCGTACTCCAGCGGCCTGACCGATGCGGCAGCGGTGATCGCCGAGCAGTATGGGCAGATCATGATCACCACCGGCGCGGCGTCGGACGCCACCTACAAGAAGGGCTACCAGTTGGTGTTCCAATTGTACACGCCCGCCAGCCGCTACTTGACCGGCGCGGTGGACTTGCTGGCGAAACTGGATCCGACCGCCAAGAAAATCGCCATCGTGCATGAGAACGACAAGTTCTCTACCGACGTGGTGAACGCCGCCAAGGCCTACGCCGAGAGCAAGGGCTACGAGATCGTGCTGTTTGAGGGGTATGACAGCGGCACGACGGACTTTGCGCCCTTCATCAACAAGATCATCGGCGCGGCGCCCGATGCCATCATGGGCGGCGGGCATTTCGCCGACGGTAGCACCTTCGCCAAGCAGATGTACGAGAAGCAGGTCAAGGTCAAGTTCATCGCCCTGCTGGTAGCGCCGCCAGAGTTGAAGTTCGCGGACATCGGCGAGGCCGCCTTCGGCATCATCGGCCCCAGCCAGTGGGAACCGCAGGCAGCCTACTCCGAGGCCTCGGCCAAAGCCGCGGGCATTCAGTGGTACGGGCCGAGCGTTGCTGACTTCGTGAACGCCTACAACGCCAAGTACGGCGAAAACCCGGCTTACCACGCCGCGGGCGGGTACGCCGCCGGCCTCATCCTCCAGAAGGCGATTGAGGACGCCGGCTCGCTGGATACCGCCAAGGTCAAGGCTGCCCTGGACGCCATGGACGTGCTGACCTGCTACGGCCACGTCAAGTTTGACACCAGCGCCGAGGCGCATGGCCTGCAGGTGGCCCACGAGATGGTTTACATCCAGTGGCAAAAGGATGCGTCAGGCAAACTGGTCAAGCAGGTCGTCTGGCCTGCCGAAGGCAAATCGGCCGACGCCATCTACCCGCTGAGCCGCTAGTTCGCGCATAGGCCCAAACGCGGGGAACCGGAGGGCAGAGCCACAGCCCTGCCCTCCGGCTCCGACAGAATCGCCATAACCATCAGGGGGATTGCATGACCGAGCAACTTCTCGCCTCCCTTACGGACGGCTTGCTCCTGGGATTTGTGTACGGCTTGGCCTCCATGGGCCTGTCGTTGATCTGGGGCGTGATGCGCGTCATCAACCTGGCGCACGGCGCGACGATGGTCTTGGGCATGTTTGCCACGTACCTCCTGTTCAGCACCTTCGGAATCCATCCGTACGTGGCCTTGCCCATCATCGTCGTGCTCAGTTTGCTCTTCGGCTTCCTGGTGTACGCCACGGCCGTCCACCGCGTGATCAACGCCCCGTACCTCTCCACCCTCTTGGCGACGTTCGCGGTGAACATGATGATCATCGGCATCGGAACTGCCGTCTTCACGACGACGCCGCGCAACGTGGACATCCCGGTGGGGCGCATCCAGGCGGGGCCGGTTACGCTGCTGAGCACGCGCCTGGTGGCCACGCTGATTGCCGTCATCGTAACGGCCGGGCTGTACCTGCTCCTGTACCGCACCAGGCCCGGCAAGGCAATCCGCGCCGTGGCCAACAACCGCGCGGCTGCAAGGCTGATGGGCATTTCCGCCTTCCGGACGCTGGCGCTGAGTTTCGGCCTGGGCACCATGCTGGCCGCGGCGGCCGGAGCCTTGATCGCCACCTTTTTCCCCTTCACCATCCTGTCGGGCGCCGGCTATCAGACCAAAGGGTTCGTGATCTGCGTGCTCGGCGGTTTGGGGAACCCGACGGGGGCCCTGATCGGCGGGCTGATCCTGGGCGCGCTGGAGGGCATCATCCCCGTTTTCATGGCGGTCAACTGGGTGCCCGTGATTGAATTCGTGCTATTCGTACTCATCCTGCTGGTCAAACCCAGCGGGCTACTGGGAGCGCGCTAGATGAAAGCCTGGCGATACCCTGCATTCTGGCTAACGCTGGGGCTGGTGGCCGCCGCGGGCGCTGTGGTGTTTGCCACCCGCTCCGCAACCCTGCGCGAGGAAATGTTCCTGCTGCTCATGTTCGTAACACTAGCATCCAGCCTAAACATCCTGCTGGGGTTCACAGGTTATGTAAACTTCGGCCATATCGTGTTCTTCGGGCTGGGGGGCTATGTGGGCTTCTACCTGATGAGCCAACACGGGTGGCCGCTGTGGTGGGCCACCCTGGCAGGCGGCCTGGCTTCGGCGCTGCTGGCGTGGGTGCTGGGCGCGGCGACGCTGCGCCTGCGGGGCGCGTACTTCGCCCTGGCCACCATCGGCGTCAACGAGGCCGTGCGCGCCTTCGTCAACAACTTCCGACCCTTCGGCGGCCCCACCGGCATGTCGCTCAATTTCGCCGTCTACCGCCAGTACGGCGGCCCGGCCAACGCGCTGTGGTGGACCTTCGGCGCCATGTTCGGCCTCACGCTGCTGGTAATCCTCATCAGTTACCTGGTCAAGTTCTCCCGCTTCGGGTTGGGCCTCATGTCCATCCGCGAGGACGAGGATGCCGCCATGGTGCTGGGCGTCCGAACACCGAATTTGAAGACGTGGGCCTTTGTGTTGTCGGCCCTGTTCCCGGGCATGGTGGGAGTGTTGTTCTTCTTCAAGAATGGCAATGTGGAGCCAGGAGATGCCTTCCGTCTCCAAATGTCCATTGAGATCATCGTCATGGTGATGCTGGGCGGGTCGGGGACGGTGCTGGGGCCGGCGATCGGGTCCGCGGCCTACGAACGCCTACGCGGCTACCTGCTCACCAGCCCCATTTTCAAGAACCTTCACCTAGCGCTTGCCGGGTTCCTCCTGCTTATCATCGTCCTGTTCGTGCCGGCGGGCCTCGTGGGATGGCTACGAAACCGCCTGCCCAAACTGCGGAGGGTGCTGGAATGAGTGGACAGGTGCAACCCAACATCATCCTCCGGGTGCAGGGGGTCTCCAAGCGGTTCGGCGGGCTTCAGGCGCTGTCCAACGTGTCCTTTGACCTGCCCCAGGGCCAGATTCTCGGCATCATCGGCCCCAACGGGGCGGGAAAGACAACGCTCTTCAACTGCATCAACGGCGTCTATCCACCCGAAGAGGGTCGGGTGATCTTTCGCGGCACCGATATCACGGGCTGGCAGCCCTATCAGGTGGCGCGTTTGGGGCTTGCCCGCACGCATCAGATCGTGAGACCCCTCAACGAACTGACCGTGTTGCAGAACGTGATGGCCGGGGCGTGCTTCGGCCACGAGCAGCACAACCTGACCCGAGCGGAGAAGATTGCCGATGAGGTGCTGGATTTTCTCGGTCTGACCCCGTGGCGCGGGGCCATGGCCTCCACCCTGAACGTGGCGCAGAAGAAGCGGCTGGAGTTGGCGCGCGCGCTGGCCGCTCGCCCCCACCTCCTGCTGCTGGACGAAGTCCTGGCCGGCCTCAATCCAACCGAAATCGCGGAGATGGTTCAGGTCGTGCGCCGCATCCGCGACCAGGGGGTTACGATCCTCATCATTGAGCACGTGATGCACGCCCTCATGAACGTCTCGGACCGCGTGATCGTCCTGGACTACGGCATACAGATTGCCGAGGGCACGCCCGAAGAGGTCGCCCACGATCCGAAAGTCATTGAAGCATACCTGGGCGATCCGAAGGTCGCCGAGCGGCTCCTACTCGGCGCTTGAGCATGTTCTCAGGGGAGAGACCATGGCGATTCTGGAGATCCAAGAGGTAGATTCGGGATACGGCGAGGTTCAAATCCTCTGGGGTGTTTCCCTCGCCCTTGAGCGCGGCAAACTCACGGCGCTGGTAGGCTCCAATGGCGTCGGAAAGACGACCCTTCTGCGCACCGTGGCCGGGCTGATACGGCCCTGGCGCGGCTCCATCCGCTCCGACGGCCGCGACATCACCCGCACGCCGCCGGATGCGAAAGCCGCGCAGGGCATCGTCCTGGTGCCGGAAGGCCGTCAACTGTTCACCACCATGAGCGTGCTGGAAAACTTGGAGATGGGCGCCTACACCAAACGGGCCCAACCCCATTTCCGAAAGAACCTGGACAAGGTGTACAGCCTGTTCCCGCGCCTGAAGGAGCGGAGCAACCAGAAGGCGGGCACGCTCTCCGGCGGCGAGCAGCAGATGCTGGCCGTGGCGCGCGGGCTGATGGCACAGCCCGAAATCCTGATGTTTGACGAACTGTCGCTGGGCCTGGCGCCGGTGCTCGTCCTGAGCCTGTTTGAAATCCTCCGGCAGTTGAAGGCCGAGGGCCTCACCATGCTCCTCGTGGAGCAAAACGTGCAGTTGGCCCTCGCCGTCAGCGACTACGCCTACGTGCTGGCCGATGGGCGCATCGCGCTGGAAGGCCCCTCCCGCGAGGTGGCGAAGAACGAGCACGTGCGCCGCGCCTACCTCGGCATCTGACGCGCCAGGCCCAAGTTTGCGGTTCGGCGGTTTTGTGGTATAATCCGCGTGTTGTCGGGGCGTAGCGCAGACCGGCTAGCGCGCAGCGTTCGGGACGCTGAGGTCGGTGGTTCAAGTCCACTCGCCCCGACCACGCCAGACGCCCGAGGGTTCTACGCCCCCGGGCGTTCGCATTTCCCGTGGCGCACCCCAACGGCCCCGAAGGCTACGCCCTGGGCGTGCGGTTCCTGCTCCGCATGATGCCCAGAATCTCCGACGCGATCTCCTCTATCGGCTTGTTCGTAACATCCACCACCGACCAGCCCGGGTGGCTTCGGAACAGCATCTCCGCGTAGGCCAGTTCCCGACGGACGAACTCAAAGTCAGCGTAGGTGCCCGTCGCCCCGCCCAGGTGCTTGTGTCGCGCCCGCCGCAATTCCGTCAGGCTCACCGCGTCGGTCGTCAGGCCGAAAACCTTGGACGGCGACAACTGCTCCAGAATGGTCGGCAGCGGCGTGTCCAGCATGACCGGGACGTTGCCCACAAGCCACCCTTTGAACGCCAGGAAGATGCTCAGCGGGGTCTTGAAGGTGCGCGACACGCCCACCAGCACCAGGTCGGCCTTGTCCAGTTCATGGGCACGCTGGCCGTCGTCGTGGCGCAGGGCGAATTCCACCGCCTCAATGCGGCGGAAGTACTCGCGGTTGAGTTCGCGGAAGAGGCCGGGCTTCTCCGCGGGCGAATGGGCCAAGTGATGGGCCATCTGGGCCAGCAGCGGCCCCATCAGGTCAATGGTGGGCACGTTGTGAAGCCGGCCCTGCTCGGCCATGGCGCTTCGCAGGTCCTGCGACACAATCGTGTGGACGATGAACGCGCCGATGCGCGCCGCATACTGTACCGCATCGGCGACCTGCGCCACGGTGCGCACCTCAGAGCGCCGCTCAATGGCCACGTCCACGTCGCCGAACTGCGTGAGCGCGGCGCGCACGGTTTGCTCCGCCGTCCCGCCGGTGCCATCCGAAACAATCAGGATGTGTTGCATGGGCCACCTCCCACTGCTCCCATTGTACCCGGGAAGATGTGCCCGTCAACCCGCGCCTCTACTTCTTGCGCGCCTCCACCTGGATGCTGGCAGCGTGAATCCCAAGTCGCTCGTCTACGGCGTAGGCTGCCTCGCCTACAACCCGCACGTCAGCGAATCCGGCAGCGCGGATAGCGTCCAGGTAGGCGTCCTTGAGGCTGGCCCCGGCCACGCACGACACGTAGGCCGCCACGGACTCCCGCACGAACTCGGGCAGTTCGCGCAACAAGACGATGTCGGAGACCAGGAGCCTGCCGCCGGGGCGCAGGACGCGGTACGCCTCGCGGAACGCGGCGGGCTTGTCGGGCGACAGGTTGATGACGCAGTTGGAGATGACGACATCTACCGATGCGTCGGCCACGGGCAGGTGCTCAATCTCGCCCAGGCGAAACTCCACGTTGGTGTAGCCACCCCTGCGGGCGTTCTCGCGGGCGCGGGCCACCATCTCGGGCGTCATGTCCACGCCGATAACGCGGCCTGTGGGCCCCACGCGCCGGGCCGCCAGAAAACAATCAAACCCCGCGCCGGCCCCCAGGTCCAGCACGGTCTCGCCCTCGCGCACGCCGGCCAGCGCCACGGGGTTGCCGCACCCCAGCCCCAGGTTCGCACCCTCGGGTGCCGCCTGCAGGTCCGCCTGCGTGTACCCCATCGCCAGGCTTATATCCTCAACCGTGGGGCTGCACCCGCACCCGGAGTCGCAACAGGACGTGCCGCTTGCAGCCCGCAGAGCATAACTCTCTCGCACGATCTTCTTGATGTCCTCGTCGTTCACGATCTCGCCTCCACGAAAGTGCATGGAATTATCAACCATCGCCGAGAATGGTTGCACTCAGCCAACGATGCCCTGCATGACGGGCTGGAGCATCTCCTTCACCATGCTGGCCAGGTTCTCGGCGCGGATGAGCGACAGACAGCAGACCTTGCCGTCCTTTTCCCAGGTAACCAGAACGTACTTGTCGCCCGGGCGAATCCCGGCCCGGTCGCGCACATCTTTGGGAATCACCATCTGTCCACGCTCGTCCACGGTAACCACGGCCTGGACTGCGCAGCAGGCTGCCCCTTCGCTCTCGGGTGCGCAGCAACCTTCACCCTTCGTCTCGTCCGCCATCTGCATCCCTCGGCATAGAATTCTCTGAAATATCTGATTTTTCTGAAATTGTATCCAGAAACCAGAATCTGTCAAATCGCCCCTCGGCGCGCTTTGACACCCGAAGCCGCCCAGGCTATGATAACCGCAATTCGCTTGCCGAGGAGAACATGACCATAAGAGCCGTCATCTTTGACATGGGCGGCGTCCTGCTGCGCTCGGAGAACGAGAACGGACGCCGGAAGTGGGAGCAGCACCTGGGGCTGGCCGAAGGGGAACTGGCCGAGATCGTCTTCAACTCGCCGATCTCGCAGAAGGCCACGCTGGGCCTGGCCACCGACGAGGACGTGTGGGCGCACCTGGCGAGTCGGTTCGCACTGGACGCCGACACCCTGCGCCACCTGCGGCACGATTTCTGGTCCGGCGACCGCGCAGACACGCTCCTCGTGGACTTCCTGCGCCGTCTGCGTCCACGCTACCGCACCGCCATCCTCAGCAACGCCTGGCCCGGCGCGCGCAAGGCCCTTACCGAGCGCTGGGGGCTGGCCGACGCCGTGGACGAGATGATCATCTCCGCCGAGGAGGGCGTGGCCAAGCCCGACCCTGCCATCTACCACATCGCCCTGCACCGGCTGGGCGTGCGAGCCGACGAGGCGGTCTTCGTGGACGACATGCCGGTCAACGTGGAAGCGGCGCGGGACTTGGGCATGGTGGGGATCGTCTTCCGCACCCGCGAGCAGACCATCGCCGACGTGCAGCGGATTCTGGCCGAGACCCCCTAGACTCCCGCGAACAGGTCGCGCTCAATCCCCTCCACAGGCGTTTCCGGCACCACGCGCCAGAAGTACTCGGTCTTCATGAATTCCCGCATCGCCTCGGTGGGCAGTTGCGCGATGATCCCGTTGGGCGAAATCTGGCTACGGTGGCACAGGAACGCCCGCGTCTTCTTGTCCAGCACGCTACTCACGTCTATCTCGGTGCTGATGACCTCATCGGGCATCCCGCGCTCCTCGGGGTTGAAGCCGCGCTCGGCCGGGTCAATGCCCGCCTCGCGCATGCGCTGGGCCATGGCGCGGAACATGCGGCGCGGCAACGCCGTGTAGTACAGTTTCTTGGGCTGCCACGGGGCCAGGCCCTGCTCGGCATAGCCCGTCGGGTCGCCCGCCAGGTGGAAGGCGCGGGTCGCCACCGCGCTGGCCTTCACGTGGTCGGGATGCCCATAGCCCCCGCCAGGCTCAAAGGTAACGATGACATCGGGCCGGAAGCGACGGATAGCCTCCACCACCCGCCCGGTCGCCTCGTCCAGGTCGGCTTGGAGGAACGAATCGGGGCGCTCATTGTCGGGCGTGCCCGCCATGCCCGAGTCGCGGTAGCCCAGATAGTAGGGGCCTTCAACCCCCAGAATCTCACAGGCGCACTTCAGTTCGCGCTGGCGGATTTCGCTGATGGGCTCGTCCGACTGAATGGTCGGATCTTGAATCTCGCCCGCCTCTCCCTTGGTGGCCGTAACGAGGATGACGCGGTAGCCCCGCTCGGCGTACAGGGCCAGAGTACCGCCGGTGCCGAACGACTCGTCGTCCGGATGGGCGTAGATGGCCATGAGCGTTCCTCGGTGCGACATGCAGCGCCTCCGACATAGGATTTGCAATCCCATAGGATGCCACCGAAGGCGGGATGTGTCAAAAGGCGGCCGTTAGCCTGCGGTTTGCGTTGCCGTGTAGGGTTTACCTCACCCATCCCCACCCCAGCCCCCCCGCTT
The nucleotide sequence above comes from Chloroflexota bacterium. Encoded proteins:
- a CDS encoding ABC transporter ATP-binding protein, with product MSGQVQPNIILRVQGVSKRFGGLQALSNVSFDLPQGQILGIIGPNGAGKTTLFNCINGVYPPEEGRVIFRGTDITGWQPYQVARLGLARTHQIVRPLNELTVLQNVMAGACFGHEQHNLTRAEKIADEVLDFLGLTPWRGAMASTLNVAQKKRLELARALAARPHLLLLDEVLAGLNPTEIAEMVQVVRRIRDQGVTILIIEHVMHALMNVSDRVIVLDYGIQIAEGTPEEVAHDPKVIEAYLGDPKVAERLLLGA
- a CDS encoding arsenite methyltransferase, whose amino-acid sequence is MNDEDIKKIVRESYALRAASGTSCCDSGCGCSPTVEDISLAMGYTQADLQAAPEGANLGLGCGNPVALAGVREGETVLDLGAGAGFDCFLAARRVGPTGRVIGVDMTPEMVARARENARRGGYTNVEFRLGEIEHLPVADASVDVVISNCVINLSPDKPAAFREAYRVLRPGGRLLVSDIVLLRELPEFVRESVAAYVSCVAGASLKDAYLDAIRAAGFADVRVVGEAAYAVDERLGIHAASIQVEARKK
- a CDS encoding branched-chain amino acid ABC transporter permease, translating into MKAWRYPAFWLTLGLVAAAGAVVFATRSATLREEMFLLLMFVTLASSLNILLGFTGYVNFGHIVFFGLGGYVGFYLMSQHGWPLWWATLAGGLASALLAWVLGAATLRLRGAYFALATIGVNEAVRAFVNNFRPFGGPTGMSLNFAVYRQYGGPANALWWTFGAMFGLTLLVILISYLVKFSRFGLGLMSIREDEDAAMVLGVRTPNLKTWAFVLSALFPGMVGVLFFFKNGNVEPGDAFRLQMSIEIIVMVMLGGSGTVLGPAIGSAAYERLRGYLLTSPIFKNLHLALAGFLLLIIVLFVPAGLVGWLRNRLPKLRRVLE
- a CDS encoding kinase/pyrophosphorylase: MQHILIVSDGTGGTAEQTVRAALTQFGDVDVAIERRSEVRTVAQVADAVQYAARIGAFIVHTIVSQDLRSAMAEQGRLHNVPTIDLMGPLLAQMAHHLAHSPAEKPGLFRELNREYFRRIEAVEFALRHDDGQRAHELDKADLVLVGVSRTFKTPLSIFLAFKGWLVGNVPVMLDTPLPTILEQLSPSKVFGLTTDAVSLTELRRARHKHLGGATGTYADFEFVRRELAYAEMLFRSHPGWSVVDVTNKPIEEIASEILGIMRSRNRTPRA
- a CDS encoding ABC transporter ATP-binding protein, with amino-acid sequence MAILEIQEVDSGYGEVQILWGVSLALERGKLTALVGSNGVGKTTLLRTVAGLIRPWRGSIRSDGRDITRTPPDAKAAQGIVLVPEGRQLFTTMSVLENLEMGAYTKRAQPHFRKNLDKVYSLFPRLKERSNQKAGTLSGGEQQMLAVARGLMAQPEILMFDELSLGLAPVLVLSLFEILRQLKAEGLTMLLVEQNVQLALAVSDYAYVLADGRIALEGPSREVAKNEHVRRAYLGI
- a CDS encoding PIG-L family deacetylase, coding for MSHRGTLMAIYAHPDDESFGTGGTLALYAERGYRVILVTATKGEAGEIQDPTIQSDEPISEIRQRELKCACEILGVEGPYYLGYRDSGMAGTPDNERPDSFLQADLDEATGRVVEAIRRFRPDVIVTFEPGGGYGHPDHVKASAVATRAFHLAGDPTGYAEQGLAPWQPKKLYYTALPRRMFRAMAQRMREAGIDPAERGFNPEERGMPDEVISTEIDVSSVLDKKTRAFLCHRSQISPNGIIAQLPTEAMREFMKTEYFWRVVPETPVEGIERDLFAGV
- a CDS encoding branched-chain amino acid ABC transporter permease produces the protein MTEQLLASLTDGLLLGFVYGLASMGLSLIWGVMRVINLAHGATMVLGMFATYLLFSTFGIHPYVALPIIVVLSLLFGFLVYATAVHRVINAPYLSTLLATFAVNMMIIGIGTAVFTTTPRNVDIPVGRIQAGPVTLLSTRLVATLIAVIVTAGLYLLLYRTRPGKAIRAVANNRAAARLMGISAFRTLALSFGLGTMLAAAAGALIATFFPFTILSGAGYQTKGFVICVLGGLGNPTGALIGGLILGALEGIIPVFMAVNWVPVIEFVLFVLILLVKPSGLLGAR
- a CDS encoding HAD family phosphatase, whose amino-acid sequence is MTIRAVIFDMGGVLLRSENENGRRKWEQHLGLAEGELAEIVFNSPISQKATLGLATDEDVWAHLASRFALDADTLRHLRHDFWSGDRADTLLVDFLRRLRPRYRTAILSNAWPGARKALTERWGLADAVDEMIISAEEGVAKPDPAIYHIALHRLGVRADEAVFVDDMPVNVEAARDLGMVGIVFRTREQTIADVQRILAETP
- a CDS encoding AbrB/MazE/SpoVT family DNA-binding domain-containing protein, translated to MADETKGEGCCAPESEGAACCAVQAVVTVDERGQMVIPKDVRDRAGIRPGDKYVLVTWEKDGKVCCLSLIRAENLASMVKEMLQPVMQGIVG
- a CDS encoding ABC transporter substrate-binding protein, encoding MTRAFRVILVLSMLAALALSGCAKATPAPTATQPPKPTSPPAAQPTVAPTPKPTPVTKTVVIGFTSSKTGSQEVPSTGQTRGLELWLEQVNAKGVTLPDGTIVKFEFKTYDDESNKERVQQLYTKLINDDKTNFLISPYSSGLTDAAAVIAEQYGQIMITTGAASDATYKKGYQLVFQLYTPASRYLTGAVDLLAKLDPTAKKIAIVHENDKFSTDVVNAAKAYAESKGYEIVLFEGYDSGTTDFAPFINKIIGAAPDAIMGGGHFADGSTFAKQMYEKQVKVKFIALLVAPPELKFADIGEAAFGIIGPSQWEPQAAYSEASAKAAGIQWYGPSVADFVNAYNAKYGENPAYHAAGGYAAGLILQKAIEDAGSLDTAKVKAALDAMDVLTCYGHVKFDTSAEAHGLQVAHEMVYIQWQKDASGKLVKQVVWPAEGKSADAIYPLSR
- a CDS encoding heme ABC transporter ATP-binding protein, with product MDEPVIAAQDVDFSYYNGLVLRDVTLNLATGAMVSLIGPNGSGKTTLLKILCGLLKPKRGRVLLSGQDIDRLSRREVAQEVALVPQELSVPFDFTVREMVMLGRTPYVRHLRGMTPQDHQVVDRMLTLTNTSALAQRPFNELSGGEQQRVIIAMALAQEPRVLLLDEPVVHLDVNHQIEILELIRRLNRQAGLTVLATMHDLNLASLYFDRLVLLNEGRVVTSGAPGEVLREDTIRRVFRADVRIQPHPVRPRPQLVLLPPSA